In one Leptodactylus fuscus isolate aLepFus1 unplaced genomic scaffold, aLepFus1.hap2 HAP2_SCAFFOLD_1127, whole genome shotgun sequence genomic region, the following are encoded:
- the LOC142186663 gene encoding tyrosine-protein phosphatase non-receptor type 23-like, with product MEAVPRMPMIWLDLKEAGEFGFNQAVKQFVLKNYGENPENYNEELKKLEQLRQSAVNVPRDFEGCSVLRKYFGQLHYLQSRIPMGVEQEAAVPITWTEIFSGKSVTHADIKYEQACVLYNL from the exons ATGGAGGCCGTGCCCCGGATGCCCATGATATGGCTGGACCTGAAGGAGGCCGGGGAGTTCGGCTTCAACCAGGCTGTAAAACAG tttGTTTTGAAGAATTATGGAGAGAATCCCGAAAACTACAACGAGGAGCTGAAGAAGCTGGAACAGCTGAGAcag AGCGCGGTGAATGTCCCCCGAGACTTCGAAGGGTGCAGCGTCCTGCGCAAATACTTTGGCcagctccattacctgcagagtCGCATCCCCATGGGGGTGGAGCAGGAGGCGGCTGTGCCCATCACATG GACGGAGATCTTCTCAGGGAAGTCTGTGACACACGCCGACATCAAGTACGAGCAGGCCTGTGTCCTGTATAACCTAG
- the LOC142186664 gene encoding cyclin-dependent kinase 5 activator 1-like yields the protein MGTVLSLSPGSRKASLYDDGSGSLAHYTSVSKSSGQKPEKALKRHSMFIPALTWKRLVASTKKKTSRKGTANSNYQKDVAHLNHENVKKSLSCANLSSYDSQPLAPLSSKQISSIKKVSSTTGGGGSPKRVIVQASTGELLKCLGEFLCRRCYRLKHLSPTDPILWLRSVDRSLLLQGWQDQAFVTPANVVFVYLLCRDVIDGDSVATEHDLQATLLTCLYLSYSYMGNEISYPLKPFLVEAGKDAFWDRCLCIIDAMSAKMLRINADPHYFTQVFADLKNEGNRDEFSRVLDR from the coding sequence ATGGGCACTGTCTTGTCCCTGTCACCAGGCTCTCGGAAAGCCAGCCTGTACGATGACGGCTCAGGATCCCTTGCCCATTATACAAGTGTCAGCAAGAGCAGCGGGCAGAAGCCTGAAAAGGCGCTGAAACGACACTCCATGTTCATCCCTGCTCTCACCTGGAAGAGACTGGTGGCTTCCACCAAGAAGAAGACCTCCAGAAAGGGAACGGCCAACAGCAATTACCAAAAGGATGTCGCCCATTTAAACCACGAGAATGTGAAAAAATCTTTGTCCTGTGCCAATCTCTCCAGCTACGACAGTCAACCGCTGGCACCTCTTAGCTCCAAGCAGATATCGTCCATCAAGAAGGTCTCCAGCACCACCGGTGGAGGAGGGTCTCCAAAGAGGGTCATAGTCCAAGCCTCCACTGGTGAACTACTGAAATGCCTTGGAGAATTCCTCTGCAGGCGATGCTACCGACTGAAGCACTTGTCCCCCACTGACCCTATCCTATGGCTACGTAGTGTGGACCGCTCCTTACTTCTTCAAGGGTGGCAAGACCAGGCCTTCGTCACCCCGGCCAATGTGGTTTTCGTGTACTTGCTCTGCAGGGATGTCATTGATGGGGACTCTGTGGCCACTGAGCATGACTTGCAAGCTACTCTCCTGACCTGCTTGTATCTATCCTACTCCTACATGGGCAATGAGATCTCCTACCCCCTCAAGCCTTTCTTGGTGGAAGCGGGCAAAGATGCCTTCTGGGACCGATGTCTTTGCATCATTGATGCCATGAGTGCCAAGATGTTGAGAATTAACGCCGACCCGCACTATTTCACCCAGGTGTTTGCTGACCTAAAAAACGAGGGCAATCGCGACGAGTTCTCCAGAGTCCTTGACCGGTGA